TTAGATTTACATTTTTTAATAAATTCATTATAATTATCTACACTACCATAAATTCTAATTACTTTATCCTTATTTTCTTTCTTAAATTCTTCTAATACATTATAATATTCAGTCATATCAAATTCTTTAAAACTCATCGTATTCGTTCCCTTCAAAGTTTTATTTATAAGATCTATCAAGCTATTCAATCTATCTCGTTTTAAAACGATTAGCTTTTTATGATTTTCTAGTGCTTTCATCTTATCAAAGTGAGGACTAGTTATGATTTCTTTAATTTCTTTCAGTGGTAAATCAAGTTCTTTGAAAAACAAAATCTGCTGCAAAGTTTCAAGAGCCTCATTATCATAAATCCTGTAGCCTGCTTCTGTTAATTTAGTTGGTTTTAATAATCCAATTTTGTCATAGTGATGAAGCATACGCACACTTACTCCTGTTAAATCCGAAACTTGTTTTACTGTTCTCATAACTTTACCTCCAACTTTGATTTTAGAGCTGTGAATACTGACCAATACTCTGCCGGCTATGAGTTTTAGTTTATATTTTCAAACTCTATTTTTATATTACACTATGACATAGTGTTAGGGTCAACACTTTGAAAAAATTTCTATGTAAAATGAAAAGATTGCGAATTAAAATATTGTGGATTATACTAATAACCCACAATATTTACTTTTTTTAGCTAGAATGCTTTGATATCCCTAAAAGCAGGAAACTTAGCACAGGGATACGACTTATTATTTCATATAAAAGGGGCATTGTCATAATTTCAATGATTAATAAAATAAAATAATATAACAGCATTGGTAGTTGTAAGTATGTGGTTAATAAATATGCACTTATTGTTAAAACTGGATAATGCAGCACATATATTCCAAATGTTCTTTTGTTCATATATTCTGTAAAGTGATTTGTTCCATTAAACCATGCCTTTCCACAACCTAAAATTGCAAGAATAATTATCCATAGGTAAAAATTAGTAAATAGGCTTTGTAAACAGGTTGCAGTGGTATAGTTATCTCCATAATAATAAATTGTATAAGTAATTCCACAAATAACTGCAGAAATTAAAAGTGGTAAATGCCATTTCTTAAGCCTTTCCTGCACTTCATCATGTGAAAAAACGTAATATCCAAGTAAAAACATAAAAATATAGATACCATTGCGATATACAGTAATAAGGGGTGTGTTTAAAATAAAAGAACTTCCCCATACTGCAAAGAACAACAACAAGATAATTATCATATTTGTTTTTTTGCATATTTTCCATAGTGTATCATTTTTATCAAATTTTCTAAATAGCAACAATATCATAGACGCTAAAAATAATTCATGTGCAAACCACAGAGGTCCTATTCCGCAAAGTGAATAAATCAGATATTTTATAAAACCTGGAATAAGATTTCCTTTGCCACCAAACATATCTACATAATGATTTGTAACATAACCACTTATCCAACCCAAAATAAAAATACCTGCAATCGAAGGCACTAACAGCCTTTTGACACGCTCTTTTGCAAATTGTTTTCCGGTTCTCTTTTGTAAAGAATAACGTGCAGATATTCCTCCTACTAAAAATAAACAAGCCATAAACCAGGGGTATATAAAATACAGCATTACATCCATCTGTGGTATTCCCTTTACCCCAATATTAGATATTACTCCTACACTATTGAAAATATATATTATATGATAAATAACAACTAATATGATAATACCCCAACGAATATTATCCAAATAACTTTTTCTCATAATTAACTCCTGTATTTCCATATGATTGAATTTATAACAGCTGCGACATTATTCCTTAAAATAGCAGAGTATTTCTTACACAGATTTTCTACTTCAAGTACACTCATTCTTCGTCATCCTCCCTTTCTGGAAGGTCTCCGTCAAAAATTGTTTTGGTCAGTTTTGTGAACAGTGATTTTGGAGGTATTGCTATACCTTTCTTCTTATCAGCAAGAACTATAATAGTATCGCCAGGATTGATATCAAAAATATCTCTGGCTTCTTTCGGGATAACAAATTGTCCTTTTTCACCGATTTTTACTGTCCATGCATACTTGTCGTTTGGATGCTTCATATTATTTCCTCCATTCATTGTGAGTATTGTATTGAAAGTATGATTTGTATGATTTATGTGATTTAATTATAGTCAGTTATTTTTAAAAAGTCAAGATTTTAAACATTTTAGTAATAACACAGCCGCCGGTATTAAGCCATAGTAATTACTTGGGATATCACCACCAGGCTAAGACAAAAAATGGGCAATTGTAATCAGATAATGATATGGTTTACTTATTATTTAATTCACAGTTTGAAAATAAAGTGACATTTAAAATAAATACTACTTTAAATGAAAACACAATGTGTAGTTTACATAAAGTGTTGATATTCGGAGAAGCTAATTTATATAATACATTAAACCAGGAGGTTATTTTTATGCCAGATTTAAAAAATATAAAGTTAGTTTCATCAGAAATATCAGGTCTTTGGGATTCATATATGAGTGATAGCTTAGTAATATGTGTTCTTAAACAGTTTCTTAATAATGTAGAAGATAATGATATACAAACATTGTTACAGCATACTTTAAATTTATCAATTCAGCATATTTCAATAATTACAGATATATTTAATCAGGAAGGGTTACCGATACCTCAAGGATTTACTGATAAGGACGTAAACATAAATTCACCACGTCTATTTAGTGATACTTTCTATGCCGCATATATTAGTTTTATAGCAAGAGTAGGAATGCACGATTATACTCTTACCTTAAATCAAATAGCTCGTTCAGATATTAGAAAGTATTTTTCAAAATGTATCACTGAGTATATAGGCTTGTATAATAAAGCAGCAGAATTAAGATTATCAAAAGGTATTTTTATAAGGGCACCGCATATAGAAGTTCCTAAAGAAGTTCAATTTGTAGGAAATCAAAGCTTTATATTCAATATTTTTAAAAAAAAGCGTGCATTACTAGCTAGGGAAATAACACATATATTTTCGCTTATTTCTGCAGATATAATAGGAGATGCTCTTGCGACAGGTTTTAGCCAGGTTTCTAGAGATAAAAAGATTTCAGCGTATTTCCTTGAAGGTAAGCATTTAGGTCAAGAAATAATTGCTGAATTAACATCAATTTTAGTAGATGAAGATATTCCGATTCCAGCTACCTCCGAATCTTTTGTAACGGATTCAACTGAGTCACCGTTTTCGGAAAAATTGATGTTGTACCATGCTTTGATAATGACAGCGGCGGGGGTAAGTAGTAAGGGAGCAGCAATAGCACAAAGCATGAGGGCTGATTTAGAAGGTATGTATACTAAACTCATAGCTAAGATTATGAAATATACTAAAGATGGTATAGATATTATGAATGATAATAAGTTTCTTGAACAACCACCACAAGCGATAAGTCATGAAAAATTAGTTAAAATATGAAATGGCTAAATATTGAATAATTTCAATATTGTATTATTTATAACCTGTAATTTATGAGGAATTCTTTATATTATGTATATATCAGAAATAGGCACTGTTAAGGACAGTGTCTATTTTTATATTATTTACAAATAGTTATTACGTAGGACATTGGATTGTAACAAATACTGTGTATAATTATAAGTACTTTAAGGAAATAGTCTTAGAACAAATAAAAAATAATGTTGTTAATATTATATCCCTTCAAAAATAATATTATATAAAATAGGCACTCGTCATTTAGGGTGCTTATTTTGTAGAAATTTAATAGATATAAAAATTTAGGAGGAAAGAATGTATATGGATAAAGAGAATTTAAGGCAAGAAATATTAGACATACTAGAAAAACATAATTATATAAGCAGGTTAAGTGAATGCCCAATGACTACTTTAAAATTTCTTTTAAAAATAGATGATGCTTCTTTAATTTATGATGCTTTATGTGAACTTCAAGAAGAAGATAGGGTAATAAAAAGTTTTGAACCATTTGCCGGTAATTCGAACCAGAAAATTAATGCATCAAGATGGTATTTAAAACAACAGGGAGAAGAAGAAAACCCTGAGAGTATAGAGTAATTTCTATTCATAAATAAATGAGATTTTTAAATGAAGTTGATAAAGTGTATACTTTGGTATATAATATTTGATATTAGATAGATTTCAAAAAGAGAGGTAATTTTGTGAGTGTTTAGTATCTAAAAATAGGTAATTTAATATTGATTCTAAAATTGAGGGTGCAATACCTTTAATTATTATGGAATTGATTACTATTTATAGATACAAGTCCACGAAACTACTTTGGGGTGCAGTACCCTTTATTAAGTTTGCAATTAAAGCTGTGGAGTATCCATGGCTTTTTTATTTTATAATTAATACTATGAAATCTATCTAGGTTTCGTCGGCTTGAATAAAGTTGAGGAAGGAATTTTAAAATGGATAATACAACATTAGAAAAATTACATTATTATGAATTAAAGGAGATAGTAAAAGGATATTGCGCAAGTGGCTTGGGTAAATCCTTAATAGATAAACTAGAGCCAAGTACAAATATAGAGGTAGTAAATAGAAGGTTAGATGAAACCTCTGAAGGAAGGACACTTTTAGATGCTTCTTATCATATACCCTTCGATGGAATATTTAATGTAAATCCACTTGTAAAGAAAATGGAAAAGGGTGCAGCATTAGATCCAGAGGATTTAAGTACCATGGAAAACTTTTTAAGAGGCTGCAGAAAGCTTAAATTATTTATGAAGGATAAGGAAGGTTATGCTCCTACTTTAAGCTCATATAGCTTAAATATAACAGATTTAAGTTATATAGAAGAGGAAATAAATATATCGATATCAGGAAATAGAATAGATTCCAGTGCTTCAAAGGAGCTAAAAAAAATAAGAAAGCAAATTGATGTATGTGAAGGTCAAATAAAAGGAAAGCTTGAAAAGTTTCTAAAAAATCCTTCAAATAAAGAGTATATACAAGAATTTTTTGTAAGTCAAAGAAATGGAAAATATACGATACCTATAAAAGCTGCCTTTAAAAATCAAGTTCAGGGTGAAATTGTTGAAACTTCAGTAAAGGGCAGTACTGTATTTATAGAGCCAAATGCAGTAGTGAAATACACTTCTGGGCTAGCAGCTTTAAAAGTTGAAGAGTCTATAGAGGAATATAAAATATTAGCTACTTTAACAGAAATGCTATATGAAAGAATAAGAGAAATTAAAATGAATATTGATGTAATAGCTGAGTATGACATGGTTTTGGCAAAAGCAAAATATAGTAGTGACATAGAAGGAATAAAACCTAAACTAAATGAGCATGGTTATATAAAAATAGTTAAGGGAGGCTATCCTTTAATTAAAAATGGAGTACCCTTAGATTTTGAAATAGGAAAAGATTATAGATCATTAATAATCACAGGACCTAATGCGGGAGGAAAAACTATAGTATTAAAAACTTTAGGAATGTTAACTCTTGCAGTTCAATCAGGGTTTCATATAAAGGCTAAAGAAGGCACAGAGATTGCTGTATTTAACAAAATATTTGTAGATATAGGTGATAATCAAAGTGTAGAAAATGCTTTAAGTACTTTTTCATCCCATGTGAAAAATTTAGCATATATAATAAAAGAAAGTAATAAGTCAACATTATTGTTGTTTGATGAAATTGGCGGTGGAACAGAACCGAATGAAGGTGCAGCCTTAGCAATAGCTATTTTAGAAGAAGTGTATTATAAGGGCTGTATAACAGTATCGACAACCCATTATGGAGAGATTAAAAACTTTTCGGAGCAGCATCCAGACTTTGAAAATGCAGCTATGGAGTTTAGATGTGACACATTAGATCCATTATATAAGCTTAATATAGGAAAGACAGGAGATAGTAATGCTCTTTATATATCAAAGAAAATGGGTATTTCAGATAATATAATTGAAAGAACTAGAAGATATATAGAAAGTAAGAATTATAATTATGAATTAATAAGGGATAGCAAAATTATAAAGAAAAAAGATATTCAAGCAGATAAAGGTGAAAGTTATGAATTTGTTGCAGGGGATAAGGTTCTTTGGATGGATAAGAATGAAAGTGCCATTGTTTACAGGGAAAGGGATATGGATAATAATGTAACTATTTTATTTAATAAAGAATTTGTTAATGTAAATTGCAAAAGATTAAAATTAGAAATTAAAGCTTCAGAGCTATATCCAGAAGGGTATGATTTAAATCAATTATTTGTTAGTTTCAAGGAAAGAAAGCTTGAAAGGGATATAGAAAGAGGATCTAAGAAGACTTTAAAGAAACTTAAAAAAAATCATTTGAAATAATATAGATAATTGCATTTATTCAAGAGTTAGATTTTATTGCATGTGATAGGGAAGTAGCTATTGGTAATATTATTTACTCGAAAGTAAAGATAATTAATGAAGATAATGAAGAGTTTCAAGTTTTGTGCATAGGTCCTCTTGGAGTATTACCTTCTTATCAAAGTAAAGGTATTGGAACTTTACAAAATAAAGATGGGGAGCCAGAACATGTACCTGCCAAGAATTACAGCAGCGAAATACACAGATTTATAAAGAGTATTTGGAGGGGTATGGTTCACAAGATTTATCTAAAAATATTTTTTATCCTTGAAAAAGTATTGAGGCTGTGAAAAAAAGTCTGTAAATTAAGAAAGATATGTAGCTTTCTATGATAAAATAAAAATCATAGGAGGCTTTTATTTATGGCGAGGAAAAAAGATGTTTATAAGGTAAAACCCATGACTGAAGGTAAGAAAAATATTATTTCGGATCTTCTCAACGAGTACGATATCAAATCAGCAGAAGATGTTCAGGAAGCATTGAAAGACCTGCTTGGAGGTACTCTCCAAGAAATGCTAGAGGCAGAAATGGATGATCACCTGGGATACAAAAAATATGATCGTTGTGATGAAACAAACTGTAGAAACGGCATAAAGCCAAAGAAAATACGAAGAAAATACGGTGAAATGGACATAAATGTTCCCTAGGACCGACAGAGTACCTTTCAGCCACAGACAGTAAAAAAACGTCAAAAAGATATTTCAACTATTGAAGACAAAATAATTTCCATGTATGCCAAGGGTATGACAACAAGGCAGATATCTGAAATTATTGAGGATATTTATGGCTTTGAGGCAAGTGAAGGAATGATATCAAACATCACCGATCGTTTACTACCTGAAATTGAACAGTGGCAGCAGCGCCCGCTATCAACCATATATCCAATCGTTTTTATAGATGCTGTGCATTTTTCGGTTAGAGATAATGATATAATACGAAAACTTGCCGCATATATCATTCTCGGTATCAATGATGAAGGAAAGAAGGAAGTTCTGTCTATCCAGATTGGCGAAAATGAAAGCAGTAAATACTGGCTCAGTGTCCTAAACGAACTCAAGAACAGGGGTGTAAAAGACATACTTATTCTCTGTGCTGACGGGCTTTCTGGTATAAAGGAATCAATATCTACGGCATTTCCAAAAACAGAATACCAGAGGTGTATTGTACATCAGATACGTAATACATTGAAGTATGTGTCATATAAAGACAAAAAAGCCTTTGCCTCAGACTTAAAGACCATATATCAGGCTCCGTCAGAAGAAATAGGCCATAGGAATATGGAAGTAGTAGCTGAAAAATGGCAGGATAAATATCCGGGAACAATGAACAGCTGGTCAAAAAACTGGGATGCCATAAGCCCTATATTCAAGTTTTCAACGGATGTCAGGAAAGTTATCTATACTACAAATGCCATAGAAAGTCTTAATAGTACATATCGCAGGCTTAACAGCCAGCGAAGTGTATTTCCAAGTGATACAGCACTTCTTAAGGCCTTGTATCTTGCAACTTTTGAGGCCACTAAAAAATGGACATCAGTCCTTAGAAACTGAGGGAAGGTACATGATGAGCTGTCCATAATGTATGAGGGAAGACTTCCTGAATAAAAATAGAACCATCGAAAAAAACGCCTGCAAATAGGTGTTCTTGACATACATGTTTTTACACTGTATATTAAAAAATAAGGCAGTATTTCATTTTACTGATATCTGCCTTTAATAATTATCATAGAAAGCTAATTTACAGAAAAAGCCTTCACACTCTCTACTTTTTTTTATATTTATTCTTTAAAATCAAAAACAATCTTACTATCCTTTATAATTAAAAATGCATCAAAAACCTCTCCATTCTTACTTTTGAATCCTTTTATAAGATTAGTTTTTTTATCTTTTAGTAACTTTTTAACCATAGATTCCGTTATGCTTTTACTTGCTATTTTGCTACCTATAAAAAATTTACAGCCCTCTTTCCACTTATCACATCCATAACCCGATTTATTAGCTATGACATTACCTTTTCCACACACTGGACATGTTCCTAATCCTTTACTTTCAGAACTAAAATCAAATGCTACATTTTCATCTTTTATTGTCAATACTGCATCAAAACTTTTTCCGTTTTTACTCTTAAATCCTTTAATGACATTCGTCTTTTTATTTTTTATAAGCTTTTTTGCCATTGATTCACTTATGTTTTTTCCTGCTATCTGCTTTCCTATAAAAAACTTACAACCTTCTCTCCACCTACTACAACCATAACCAAATTTATTGGCCATAATATTACCCTTACCACATATTGGGCATACTCCCATGCTCTCATATTTCTTACTTTCTATTCTATCAATTTTAATTTCATCTCCTTTTCTAATTATATTATTTAATTCACTTTTTACATTATATATTATTGTATTTATTTCTATATCATTCTTATAAACCCCTTTAAGTTGTTTTCCAAATTCAACTGTTTTTCCTTTATCTAAATCAATATTTAACCTTTTTAGTACGTCTATAAGCCTTATACCCTTATTCTCACATTCAAAATGTCCCTTTACTTCTTTTATATATTCATACTTTTGGGCATTTTTAATTATTACGGCTCTGGTTGCAACAGTGCCTATCTCGCAGCCTTCAAGTATCATTTTATATTCTTCATCATCATTTGTATTTTCTAAGTCCTGAATCTCTTTTTTCTTAAAAGGATTTTTAAGAAAATTATTTAATTCCGATTCCGTTACTCTGTTGGGCTTTTGAGTTTGCTTTTCATCCACTGAAAGTTTAGTATCTAATTTCTCATCTTCTACAAAATCAGGTAATTCATTTTCTTTCTTTATATTTTCGTATTTTAAGAATCCCGTTTGTTTAATTACATTTCCTTTAAGCTCTATAACTTCATCAACTATTCTTATTATCACATATGTTTCCTCTATTATTGTTTCTTCATTTAAAAAATTACTTATAAACCTATTTCTTATTGCAGTATAAACTTTTTTTTCATCTTCACTTAATTTCTCTATCTCCGGTATTTTTGTAGTCGGAGTAATGGCACTATGCGATTCTACTTTATTGTTATCAAATATCTTTTTCTTATCTTTAAAATCTATATCTACATTAAATTTTTCTTTCATTACTTCAATTATACTTTTTATTTTTCCCTTTTCATTTTCTGCTAAATATTCCGTATTAGTTCTCGGGTATGTGGTAAATCCGCATTCATATAGTTTTTGTAAATGTTTCAAAGTATCATCTAGTGACATCTTAAATTGTTTAAACATCTTATTTTGAAGTGTATCAAGAGAAAATAATTTAGGTGGCTGCTTCTTGACTTTTTTCTTTTCTACTTTATCAACTATAGCTTTTTTATCCTTTAAGCTATTTAATAAATTCGCTGCCTTTTCTCTTTCATCTGCTGAAAATCTTCTATCTTTTAATTTAGCTTTTATCTCTAAATTATCTTTTTTAATGACAGCTCCTATCTCAAAATAAGTTTCTGGCTTAAAATTTTCTATTGCCCTGTCCCTGTCATAAATAAATTTTACAATAGGTATTAAAACACGACCCACAGGTAAAAAGGTTTGTGATTTTATACTTAGATACCTGGTTAAATTTATTCCATATGTCCAGTCTAAATACGTCCTTGCAAGACCTTCATTGTATAAGTTCTTGTAATCTCTATTATCTTTTAAATTTCTTAGTTCTTGTCTTATAGTTTGTGTAGTCTGTTCTGGAAGCCATAATCTCTTAACGGGCTTATTAATGTTTTCTTCTTTAAAAATCCTACTGATTATATTATTTACAATTACTTCGCCTTCTCTATCTGCATCACCACAGTTGACTATTTCAGTAACATCGTTTCTCCTTATCAAATTCTTTATAACTTCATATTGCTTTTTTACTCCTTTATCTTCTCTAATTTTAAATTTAAAATCTTCAGGTACAAATGGTAGTTCATCTAGATTCCATTTAGTTTTACCTCTCTTAAAATAGTTATCTACATCATATAACCTCAATAAGTGTCCATAAGCAAAAGTGATTAAATAATCCCTATTTTCAAAGTATCCATCATTTCTATTCATATTTCCAATACTCTTAACAATATTCAATGCCAAGCTTGGTTTTTCTGCTAGTATCAATTTCATTTCTTACTCCTTACATAAATTGATCATATTTATTTATTCTGTAGTGTAATAGAGGACTTTCACAAGCGAATCATCAGATATTTCATTCATATTTGCAGCTCTGCTAATTGAGAAAATTACAGCGTTGTTTAACATTTATTTAACAACAGTATTTTATAATAAAAAAAGTTAATTATAAACCCTTGATAACATAAATTATCTTTTAAAAATATTAATAATTCCAGCATAAAGCTCAAAAAATTGATTGAAAAAAGGTGAAATCTTTATTATAGTTAACTTTGTAATATGAAGGAGGAGAAAAGCATGATTAACATACTGGTAGTTGAAGATGATATAAAGATTAATCATATTGTATGTGCTTATTTAAACGATAACGGTTATCATGCAATTGGGTGTAAAACAGCCATGGAGGCTTTTGATAAAATGATGGACAATATTATAGGTATTATAATTTCGGACATAATGATGCCTGAAATGGATGGATATGAATTTGCTAAAACTGTGCGAAAACAGAATAAAAATATTCCAATTCTTTTTATGACAGCAAGGGACGATATTTCTTCGAAGAAAAAGGGATTTAATATTGGAATAGATGATTATATGGTAAAACCTATCGAGCTGGATGAGCTACTTATGCGTATAGAAGCACTTCTTCGGCGTGCTAATATTGCTAGCGAACGTAAACTGGCGGTTGGTTCACTAACTTTAAATGCAGATGAAAATATGGCATACCTGAATGGAGAGGAAGTACCATTAACTGTTCGGGAGTTTGAAATTTTATTTAAACTTTTATCCTATCCAAAGCGGACTTTTACCAGAACGCAGCTGATGGATGAGTTTTGGGGAATAGAAAGTGAAAGTACCCCTCGTACGGTAGATGTTTCCATTACAAAATTGAGAAGTAAGCTTGCAGAATGTAAGGACATTGAAATTGTAACAGTGCGTAGTCTTGGGTATAAAGTGGTGATAAAGACTTGAAAATTCAATATAAGGAACCAAGAGATAAAAGAGTAAATGCAAAACATTCTTTTGGGAAAGAGTATCTGGTAACATTAGGTACGGTTTTGCTTTGTTGTTCAGGTGCAGTTCTTATCAATGATGCATATATGGCGGAACAAGCAAATCCATGGAGTATGGTGCTAGGTATCAGCAGTTATTTGGCAATGATATGCTTTATCGTCAGCGGAGTGATACGGTGGATTAAATATACAGCATATACAAAACCAATGGGGAAAATTGGTCATGCAGCCAGAAAAGTGGCAGTTGGAGATTTTACAGTACGTATTGCTTCTGAGCGTAAAGATGGAAAAAAGGATGAAATGGAGTTACTAATTGATGATTTTAATAAAATGGTGGAAGAATTAGCTACTATTGAAACATTGAAAGGTGATTTTATTTCAAATATTTCTCATGAAATAAAGACTCCGCTATCTGTTATTCAAAGTTATGCGACTGTACTGCATAATGGAAATATATCAGAGGAACGAAGACAAGAATATCTGGAAACAATCCTTGAATCTACAAGAAAACTTTCAGCATTGATTACGAATATACTTCGATTGAATAAATTAGAAAATCAGGAAATTATACACGGTGAAACATATTCACTGGATGAACAGTTACGCTGCTGTATACTGGCATTAGAAGAGAAATTTGAAGAAAAGTCTATCGAATTTGATGCAAATTTGGAGGAAGTAGTTATTACTACAGATGAGAGCCTATTAGAAATCGTTTGGAATAATCTATTGACAAATGCCATTAAATTTACAGAACTTGGGGGTTCGGTGATGGCGGAATTAAAGGTGGAAAATGGTATTGCAATTGTATCCATAAGTGATTCAGGCTGTGGTATGGATGAAGAAACTATACGCCGTATTTTTGACAGATTTTACCAAGGAGATACATCACATTCTCGTGAAGGATATGGACTGGGATTAGCTCTTGTGAAACGTATTATAGCTCTTGTGGATGGCAATATTACAGTTAAAAGTAAACTTGGGAATGGAACAATTTTTATGGTGACAATTAAATTATGATATGTGGAATCTCTCATAGTGAAATATTGTGGAAGATTTTTGTGTTTAACAGTACTTTAACAAAACTTTAACCTTATGGAATATTTGCAGGATATTATAGAAATATCAAATAAAAGTTAAGGAGAATAATATGAACGAAAAAAATTTTACTATGAATGAATATCTGGATGTGAATGTTAAAACAAGGCAGCTGCTATAATTGATCAGAATTATGATGTAATATATGAATCTTGTGAAAAGGCATCAAACCTTTTGAATTAATTATTATTGCAACATTATTAATAAACATAGAGGAGAATTTAGATATGAATAATAGAATTTATTTATTAACCGGAGCAGCAGGACTTTTAGGAAGCAATGTATCAAGACAACTGATTGATCGTGGAGAACAGG
This window of the Clostridium kluyveri DSM 555 genome carries:
- a CDS encoding DUF3231 family protein, coding for MPDLKNIKLVSSEISGLWDSYMSDSLVICVLKQFLNNVEDNDIQTLLQHTLNLSIQHISIITDIFNQEGLPIPQGFTDKDVNINSPRLFSDTFYAAYISFIARVGMHDYTLTLNQIARSDIRKYFSKCITEYIGLYNKAAELRLSKGIFIRAPHIEVPKEVQFVGNQSFIFNIFKKKRALLAREITHIFSLISADIIGDALATGFSQVSRDKKISAYFLEGKHLGQEIIAELTSILVDEDIPIPATSESFVTDSTESPFSEKLMLYHALIMTAAGVSSKGAAIAQSMRADLEGMYTKLIAKIMKYTKDGIDIMNDNKFLEQPPQAISHEKLVKI
- a CDS encoding acyltransferase family protein → MEIQELIMRKSYLDNIRWGIIILVVIYHIIYIFNSVGVISNIGVKGIPQMDVMLYFIYPWFMACLFLVGGISARYSLQKRTGKQFAKERVKRLLVPSIAGIFILGWISGYVTNHYVDMFGGKGNLIPGFIKYLIYSLCGIGPLWFAHELFLASMILLLFRKFDKNDTLWKICKKTNMIIILLLFFAVWGSSFILNTPLITVYRNGIYIFMFLLGYYVFSHDEVQERLKKWHLPLLISAVICGITYTIYYYGDNYTTATCLQSLFTNFYLWIIILAILGCGKAWFNGTNHFTEYMNKRTFGIYVLHYPVLTISAYLLTTYLQLPMLLYYFILLIIEIMTMPLLYEIISRIPVLSFLLLGISKHSS
- a CDS encoding response regulator transcription factor, coding for MINILVVEDDIKINHIVCAYLNDNGYHAIGCKTAMEAFDKMMDNIIGIIISDIMMPEMDGYEFAKTVRKQNKNIPILFMTARDDISSKKKGFNIGIDDYMVKPIELDELLMRIEALLRRANIASERKLAVGSLTLNADENMAYLNGEEVPLTVREFEILFKLLSYPKRTFTRTQLMDEFWGIESESTPRTVDVSITKLRSKLAECKDIEIVTVRSLGYKVVIKT
- a CDS encoding type IA DNA topoisomerase codes for the protein MKLILAEKPSLALNIVKSIGNMNRNDGYFENRDYLITFAYGHLLRLYDVDNYFKRGKTKWNLDELPFVPEDFKFKIREDKGVKKQYEVIKNLIRRNDVTEIVNCGDADREGEVIVNNIISRIFKEENINKPVKRLWLPEQTTQTIRQELRNLKDNRDYKNLYNEGLARTYLDWTYGINLTRYLSIKSQTFLPVGRVLIPIVKFIYDRDRAIENFKPETYFEIGAVIKKDNLEIKAKLKDRRFSADEREKAANLLNSLKDKKAIVDKVEKKKVKKQPPKLFSLDTLQNKMFKQFKMSLDDTLKHLQKLYECGFTTYPRTNTEYLAENEKGKIKSIIEVMKEKFNVDIDFKDKKKIFDNNKVESHSAITPTTKIPEIEKLSEDEKKVYTAIRNRFISNFLNEETIIEETYVIIRIVDEVIELKGNVIKQTGFLKYENIKKENELPDFVEDEKLDTKLSVDEKQTQKPNRVTESELNNFLKNPFKKKEIQDLENTNDDEEYKMILEGCEIGTVATRAVIIKNAQKYEYIKEVKGHFECENKGIRLIDVLKRLNIDLDKGKTVEFGKQLKGVYKNDIEINTIIYNVKSELNNIIRKGDEIKIDRIESKKYESMGVCPICGKGNIMANKFGYGCSRWREGCKFFIGKQIAGKNISESMAKKLIKNKKTNVIKGFKSKNGKSFDAVLTIKDENVAFDFSSESKGLGTCPVCGKGNVIANKSGYGCDKWKEGCKFFIGSKIASKSITESMVKKLLKDKKTNLIKGFKSKNGEVFDAFLIIKDSKIVFDFKE
- a CDS encoding HAMP domain-containing sensor histidine kinase gives rise to the protein MKIQYKEPRDKRVNAKHSFGKEYLVTLGTVLLCCSGAVLINDAYMAEQANPWSMVLGISSYLAMICFIVSGVIRWIKYTAYTKPMGKIGHAARKVAVGDFTVRIASERKDGKKDEMELLIDDFNKMVEELATIETLKGDFISNISHEIKTPLSVIQSYATVLHNGNISEERRQEYLETILESTRKLSALITNILRLNKLENQEIIHGETYSLDEQLRCCILALEEKFEEKSIEFDANLEEVVITTDESLLEIVWNNLLTNAIKFTELGGSVMAELKVENGIAIVSISDSGCGMDEETIRRIFDRFYQGDTSHSREGYGLGLALVKRIIALVDGNITVKSKLGNGTIFMVTIKL
- a CDS encoding AbrB/MazE/SpoVT family DNA-binding domain-containing protein, yielding MKHPNDKYAWTVKIGEKGQFVIPKEARDIFDINPGDTIIVLADKKKGIAIPPKSLFTKLTKTIFDGDLPEREDDEE
- a CDS encoding endonuclease MutS2, whose translation is MDNTTLEKLHYYELKEIVKGYCASGLGKSLIDKLEPSTNIEVVNRRLDETSEGRTLLDASYHIPFDGIFNVNPLVKKMEKGAALDPEDLSTMENFLRGCRKLKLFMKDKEGYAPTLSSYSLNITDLSYIEEEINISISGNRIDSSASKELKKIRKQIDVCEGQIKGKLEKFLKNPSNKEYIQEFFVSQRNGKYTIPIKAAFKNQVQGEIVETSVKGSTVFIEPNAVVKYTSGLAALKVEESIEEYKILATLTEMLYERIREIKMNIDVIAEYDMVLAKAKYSSDIEGIKPKLNEHGYIKIVKGGYPLIKNGVPLDFEIGKDYRSLIITGPNAGGKTIVLKTLGMLTLAVQSGFHIKAKEGTEIAVFNKIFVDIGDNQSVENALSTFSSHVKNLAYIIKESNKSTLLLFDEIGGGTEPNEGAALAIAILEEVYYKGCITVSTTHYGEIKNFSEQHPDFENAAMEFRCDTLDPLYKLNIGKTGDSNALYISKKMGISDNIIERTRRYIESKNYNYELIRDSKIIKKKDIQADKGESYEFVAGDKVLWMDKNESAIVYRERDMDNNVTILFNKEFVNVNCKRLKLEIKASELYPEGYDLNQLFVSFKERKLERDIERGSKKTLKKLKKNHLK